In Sphingomonas panacisoli, one genomic interval encodes:
- a CDS encoding DUF2171 domain-containing protein yields MADTSGIKEHMEVIGADGVHVGTVDKVEGDRIKLTKADSGEGSHEGHHHFISTGLIAGVEGDKVRLSANADVAVTFEEEANG; encoded by the coding sequence ATGGCCGACACCAGCGGAATCAAGGAACATATGGAAGTCATCGGCGCCGACGGCGTCCATGTCGGCACTGTCGACAAGGTCGAGGGCGACCGCATCAAGCTGACCAAGGCCGACAGCGGCGAAGGCAGCCACGAAGGACACCACCACTTCATCTCGACCGGCCTGATCGCCGGCGTGGAAGGCGACAAGGTGCGGCTGAGCGCGAACGCCGACGTCGCGGTGACGTTCGAGGAAGAAGCGAACGGGTGA
- a CDS encoding endonuclease domain-containing protein — protein sequence MRGNADGLTKRQLLPTSTVARSRALRKNAGGPERVMRRALREAFPEARFRHQVPLGAYHADFCSHAAKLIVEIDDATHAEKRERDEARTRFLNGEGYRVVRFWNNDVMGNLDGVIAEIANALPSLLVGEGGAQRRMRGSEEA from the coding sequence GTGAGGGGGAATGCAGACGGCCTGACCAAGCGCCAACTGCTGCCCACCTCGACCGTCGCGCGATCGCGCGCTCTTCGCAAGAATGCCGGCGGTCCGGAACGCGTGATGCGCCGCGCGCTGCGTGAAGCGTTTCCAGAAGCTCGATTTCGCCATCAGGTGCCACTTGGCGCCTATCATGCTGACTTCTGCTCGCACGCTGCCAAGCTGATCGTCGAGATCGACGACGCGACGCATGCAGAAAAACGAGAACGAGATGAAGCCCGCACACGCTTTCTGAACGGCGAAGGCTATCGCGTGGTGCGGTTCTGGAACAACGACGTGATGGGAAATCTGGACGGCGTCATCGCGGAAATCGCGAACGCTCTTCCTTCTCTCCTTGTTGGAGAAGGTGGCGCGCAGCGCCGGATGAGAGGGAGTGAGGAAGCATGA
- a CDS encoding ribonucleotide-diphosphate reductase subunit beta, which translates to MSLLEARKQYKPFEYPWAFEFWKRQQQLHWLPEEVPLGEDCRDWAQKLSDHERNLLTQIFRFFTQADVEVQDCYHDKYGRVFKPTEIKMMLTAFSNMETVHIAAYSHLLDTIGMPESEYGMFLEYAEMKDKHDYLQQFGVDSDEDIARTLAMFGGFTEGVQLFASFAMLMNFPRFNKMKGMGQIVSWSVRDESLHCEGIIRLFHAFVKERDCLTKAVKDDIADQCQTTVRLEDAFIDLAFEQGPVNGMSPKDIKKYIRYIADWRMGQLGMKPIFMIDEHPLPWLTPLLNGVEHANFFEQRATEYSKAATKGQWNDVWDSFDKRQKAKAKPANEDASAGGDEGDMFDKAGIAAE; encoded by the coding sequence ATGTCCCTTCTCGAAGCCCGCAAGCAGTACAAGCCGTTCGAATACCCCTGGGCGTTCGAGTTCTGGAAGCGTCAGCAGCAGCTCCACTGGCTGCCCGAGGAAGTGCCGCTGGGCGAGGATTGCCGCGACTGGGCGCAGAAGCTCAGCGACCACGAACGCAACCTGCTCACCCAGATCTTCCGCTTCTTCACCCAGGCCGACGTCGAGGTGCAGGATTGCTATCACGACAAATATGGCCGCGTGTTCAAACCGACCGAGATCAAGATGATGCTGACCGCGTTCAGCAACATGGAAACGGTCCACATCGCCGCCTACAGCCACTTGCTCGACACGATCGGCATGCCCGAAAGCGAATACGGCATGTTCCTCGAATATGCCGAGATGAAGGACAAGCACGACTACCTGCAACAGTTCGGCGTCGACAGCGACGAGGACATCGCGCGCACGCTGGCGATGTTCGGCGGCTTTACCGAAGGCGTCCAGCTGTTCGCCAGCTTCGCGATGCTGATGAACTTCCCGCGCTTCAACAAGATGAAGGGCATGGGCCAGATCGTGTCTTGGTCGGTGCGCGACGAAAGCCTGCACTGCGAAGGCATCATCCGCCTGTTCCACGCCTTCGTGAAGGAACGCGACTGCCTGACCAAGGCGGTCAAGGACGACATCGCCGATCAGTGCCAGACGACCGTCCGGCTGGAGGATGCGTTCATCGACCTCGCCTTCGAACAGGGCCCGGTCAACGGCATGAGCCCGAAGGATATCAAGAAATACATCCGCTACATCGCCGATTGGCGGATGGGGCAATTGGGCATGAAGCCGATCTTCATGATCGACGAACACCCCCTGCCCTGGCTCACCCCGCTGCTCAACGGCGTCGAGCACGCCAACTTCTTCGAACAGCGCGCGACGGAGTACTCCAAGGCCGCGACCAAGGGGCAGTGGAACGACGTGTGGGACAGCTTCGACAAAAGGCAGAAGGCGAAGGCCAAGCCGGCGAACGAGGATGCGAGCGCGGGCGGCGATGAGGGGGATATGTTCGATAAGGCGGGGATTGCGGCGGAGTAG
- a CDS encoding response regulator transcription factor has translation MRILLVEDDADLADGIARALRAEHFAVDIAANGEDGAHLGDTGIYDAAVLDLGLPVKPGITVLKEWRDAGRSLPVLILTARDGWSDKVEGFRAGADDYLTKPFRVEELVMRLRALARRAAGHAAARIVCGPLAFDAQTGQFELDGLPLRLTALEWRVLSALMLRKGIVIDRLDLIEHAYESDADPDSNSLEVIVGRLRKKIGAALIETVRGRGYRLTDEPRCD, from the coding sequence ATGCGCATCCTGCTGGTCGAGGACGACGCCGACCTGGCCGACGGTATCGCCCGCGCGTTGCGGGCGGAGCATTTCGCCGTCGATATCGCCGCGAATGGCGAAGACGGCGCACATCTGGGCGACACCGGCATTTACGACGCGGCGGTGCTCGACCTCGGCCTGCCGGTGAAGCCGGGGATCACGGTGCTGAAGGAATGGCGCGACGCGGGGCGCAGCCTGCCCGTCCTGATCCTGACCGCGCGCGACGGCTGGTCGGACAAGGTCGAGGGGTTTCGCGCCGGCGCCGACGATTACCTGACGAAGCCGTTCCGCGTCGAGGAACTGGTGATGCGGCTGCGCGCGCTCGCCCGCCGCGCCGCCGGGCATGCCGCCGCGCGGATCGTGTGCGGCCCCCTCGCCTTCGACGCGCAGACCGGGCAGTTCGAGCTCGACGGATTGCCCTTGCGCCTAACCGCGCTCGAATGGCGCGTGCTGTCGGCGCTGATGCTGCGCAAGGGGATCGTGATCGATCGGCTCGATTTGATCGAGCACGCCTATGAAAGCGATGCCGATCCCGATTCCAATTCGCTCGAAGTGATCGTCGGGCGGCTCCGCAAGAAGATTGGCGCGGCACTGATCGAGACGGTGCGCGGGCGCGGCTATCGCCTGACCGACGAGCCGCGATGCGACTGA
- a CDS encoding ribonucleoside-diphosphate reductase subunit alpha, protein MDFRDTEGTGENMATDAIEAATQALANVAKAQPVERDSKAVAPQPYALEVDHSRDALLTDFGKDTLQDRYLLPGESYQDLFVRVASAYADDASHAQRIYDYISQLWFMPATPVLSNGGTGRGLPISCFLNSVPDSLNGIVDTWNENVWLASRGGGIGTYWGNVRGIGEPVGLNGKTSGIIPFVRVMDSLTLAISQGSLRRGSAACYLDISHPEIEEFLEIRKPSGDFNRKALNLHHGVLIPDTFMEAVRNGEEWILRSPKDQSERGKVDARALFQKLVETRLATGEPYIIFADHVNKNMPRHHRELGLKVSTSNLCSEITLPTGKDHLGNDRTAVCCLSSVNLETWDQWNKVEGFIEDIMRFLDNVLQDYIDRAEPGMERAAYSAMRERSVGLGVMGFHSFLQARGLPFEGAMAKSWNLKMFKHIKAQADEASMALAVERGPCPDAADMGVMERFSCKMAIAPTASISIICGGTSACIEPIPANIYTHKTLSGSFAVKNPYLEKIFDEKSKNTDAIWNSILERGGSVQHLDFLTQEEKDCYKTSFEIDQRWLIELQADRTPFVDQSTSLNLFIPADVEKWDLLMLHFRAWELGVKSLYYLRSKSVQRAGFAGGVEADNTIEAPKFELESTDYDECLACQ, encoded by the coding sequence ATGGATTTTAGAGACACCGAAGGAACGGGCGAGAACATGGCGACGGATGCGATCGAAGCAGCGACCCAAGCCTTGGCGAACGTCGCCAAGGCCCAGCCGGTCGAGCGAGATTCGAAGGCCGTCGCGCCGCAGCCCTATGCGCTCGAAGTCGACCATTCGCGCGACGCGTTGCTGACCGATTTCGGCAAGGACACGCTGCAGGACCGCTACCTGCTCCCGGGCGAATCGTACCAGGACCTGTTCGTGCGCGTGGCGTCCGCCTATGCCGACGACGCAAGCCACGCACAGCGCATCTACGACTATATCTCGCAATTGTGGTTCATGCCCGCGACGCCCGTCCTGTCGAACGGCGGCACCGGTCGCGGCCTACCCATTTCGTGCTTCCTCAACTCGGTCCCCGACAGCCTGAACGGCATCGTCGATACCTGGAACGAGAACGTCTGGCTGGCGTCGCGCGGTGGCGGCATCGGCACCTATTGGGGCAATGTCCGCGGCATCGGCGAACCGGTCGGCCTGAACGGCAAGACCAGCGGCATCATCCCGTTCGTCCGCGTGATGGACTCGCTGACGCTCGCGATCAGCCAGGGCAGCCTGCGTCGCGGCTCGGCCGCATGCTATCTCGACATCAGCCATCCGGAGATCGAGGAGTTCCTCGAAATCCGTAAGCCTTCCGGCGACTTCAACCGCAAGGCGCTGAACCTGCACCATGGCGTGCTGATCCCCGACACATTCATGGAAGCCGTGCGTAACGGCGAGGAATGGATCCTGCGCAGCCCGAAGGACCAGTCGGAGCGCGGCAAGGTCGATGCGCGCGCGCTGTTCCAGAAGCTGGTCGAGACCCGTCTCGCGACCGGCGAACCGTACATCATCTTCGCCGATCACGTGAACAAGAACATGCCGCGCCACCATCGCGAGCTGGGCCTGAAGGTGTCGACGTCGAACCTGTGCAGTGAAATCACGCTGCCGACGGGCAAGGACCATTTGGGCAACGATCGCACCGCGGTGTGCTGCCTGTCGTCGGTCAATCTCGAAACCTGGGACCAATGGAACAAGGTCGAGGGGTTCATCGAGGATATCATGCGCTTCCTCGACAACGTGCTGCAGGATTATATCGACCGCGCCGAGCCGGGGATGGAGCGCGCCGCTTATTCGGCGATGCGCGAGCGTTCGGTCGGGCTGGGCGTGATGGGCTTCCACAGCTTCCTCCAGGCGCGCGGCCTGCCGTTCGAAGGCGCCATGGCGAAGTCGTGGAACCTCAAGATGTTCAAGCACATCAAGGCGCAAGCCGACGAAGCCAGCATGGCGCTGGCGGTCGAGCGCGGGCCGTGCCCCGACGCCGCCGACATGGGCGTGATGGAGCGTTTCAGCTGCAAGATGGCGATCGCGCCGACCGCGTCGATCAGCATCATCTGCGGCGGCACCAGCGCGTGCATCGAGCCGATCCCGGCCAACATCTACACGCACAAGACGCTGTCGGGCAGCTTCGCGGTCAAGAACCCGTATCTCGAGAAGATCTTCGACGAGAAATCGAAGAACACCGACGCGATCTGGAACTCCATCCTCGAACGCGGCGGGTCGGTCCAGCACCTCGACTTCCTGACCCAGGAGGAAAAGGACTGCTACAAGACCAGCTTCGAGATCGACCAGCGCTGGCTGATCGAACTCCAGGCCGATCGCACGCCGTTCGTCGACCAGTCGACCAGCCTCAACCTGTTCATCCCGGCCGATGTCGAGAAGTGGGACCTGTTGATGCTCCACTTCCGCGCGTGGGAACTGGGCGTGAAGTCGCTCTATTACCTCCGCTCCAAGTCGGTGCAGCGCGCCGGCTTCGCGGGCGGGGTCGAGGCCGACAACACGATCGAGGCGCCGAAGTTCGAGCTCGAGAGCACGGATTACGACGAATGTTTAGCTTGTCAGTGA
- a CDS encoding sensor histidine kinase, giving the protein MPQSLRGRLLLVATFATGAALIVAAFAIGHVLERFVIAGIDQRLDASLGLMASTVRGDGSIDEERLTALQPGFAPDSGWNWRIDTPRAHRGSIDADQFTGPLLPPREPERRHRGRDEGETARPTPLDGQLSDRTRFHARRMTVPTSAGPAVLLASAPRDLVERPIRGALTPLLGTLAILGAVLALATLIQLHIGLKPLDRLRRTLAAVRSGQDVRVPDDQPRELLPLTRELNALLDQNAAQLANARGHVANLAHGLKTPLASLALELREGGRDPDGTLAAHVARIDGAIRHHLGRARADSAGGARPRVPLAPAIEGLVAALSRIHADRPVTATVSVAPDLSVGIDPHDLDELLGNLLDNGWRFAATRIAIDAAAQGGIVRIAIADDGPGIPADRRDAAMQPGRRLDEVSDGHGFGLSIARELAELHGGRLILAEAAGGGLIATVELPD; this is encoded by the coding sequence ATGCCGCAATCCCTGCGCGGACGGCTGCTGCTGGTCGCGACGTTCGCCACCGGCGCGGCGCTGATCGTCGCGGCATTCGCGATCGGGCACGTGCTCGAACGCTTCGTGATCGCCGGGATCGACCAGCGCCTCGACGCCTCGCTCGGGCTGATGGCCTCGACCGTCCGCGGCGACGGCAGCATCGACGAGGAACGGCTGACGGCATTGCAACCCGGCTTCGCGCCCGACAGCGGGTGGAACTGGCGGATCGACACGCCGCGCGCGCATCGCGGATCGATCGATGCCGATCAGTTCACCGGGCCGCTCCTCCCGCCGCGCGAGCCCGAGCGCCGCCACCGCGGTCGCGATGAGGGGGAAACGGCGCGACCGACCCCGCTCGACGGCCAGTTGAGCGATCGCACGCGGTTCCACGCCCGTCGCATGACCGTGCCGACGAGCGCGGGGCCGGCGGTGTTGCTCGCGTCGGCGCCGCGCGATCTGGTCGAACGCCCGATCCGCGGTGCGTTGACGCCGTTGCTCGGGACGCTCGCGATACTGGGTGCGGTGCTGGCACTGGCGACGCTGATCCAGCTCCATATCGGGCTGAAGCCGCTCGACCGACTGCGGCGGACCTTGGCGGCGGTCCGGTCCGGCCAGGACGTGCGCGTGCCGGACGACCAGCCGCGCGAGCTCCTGCCACTCACGCGCGAACTCAACGCGCTGCTCGACCAGAATGCCGCGCAACTGGCTAATGCGCGCGGTCACGTCGCCAATCTGGCGCATGGTCTCAAGACGCCGCTCGCATCGCTGGCGCTCGAATTGCGCGAGGGCGGACGCGACCCGGACGGCACGCTCGCCGCGCACGTCGCGCGGATCGACGGTGCGATCCGCCATCATCTCGGCCGCGCGCGCGCCGACTCCGCGGGCGGTGCGCGGCCACGCGTTCCGCTGGCACCCGCGATCGAGGGGCTGGTCGCAGCGCTGTCACGGATCCATGCCGATCGACCGGTAACCGCGACGGTGTCGGTCGCGCCCGATCTCTCGGTCGGGATCGATCCGCACGACCTCGACGAGTTGCTCGGCAATCTGCTCGACAATGGCTGGCGCTTCGCGGCCACGCGGATCGCGATCGACGCGGCGGCACAAGGCGGCATCGTCCGTATCGCGATTGCCGACGACGGCCCCGGTATTCCCGCCGACCGGCGCGACGCCGCGATGCAGCCCGGCCGCCGGCTCGACGAAGTAAGCGACGGCCACGGCTTTGGCCTGTCGATCGCGCGCGAACTCGCCGAATTGCACGGCGGTAGGCTCATTCTGGCGGAAGCGGCCGGCGGCGGATTGATTGCGACAGTAGAGCTGCCGGACTAG